The sequence below is a genomic window from Phycodurus eques isolate BA_2022a chromosome 6, UOR_Pequ_1.1, whole genome shotgun sequence.
aaacattttctcttattttgattcaaaataaagatcatcagtctgctttcatgcagGATTagagaaatatgaaaagattGACCAATTGAAATTCTGAGGAGctggacaattttaaattgaacAATGTCTCTGAACGAtgaattgattatcaaaatagctgtaagttaatttgataatcgattaattctTTCATTGTTGCACCTCTGAATGTAATATTCTCCACAATTGTCTTAACACTCAAACATAAATTGCCTCatgttaacaaaataaatacatggagGTAGTCAACTCTGATGACGGGACTTGACCATCTCACAAACGGTCGAGTTAATAAATATGATTGATATGAGTCAGGAAATCAGGCCACTGatgcaaacatttgagtgtTCCAAATGGTCGGAAGTGCCCAAATCCACAACAATCCAAAACGTCCGCGCAGGATGCAGAAGCTGATCAAGCCGTCGGCGGGCCGCCGATACGTGGACCTCACGGTTTCGTTTGCTGCGGAGAGAGCCGAAGAGGAAGACCTGGCCGGTCCTCCCGTCAGGTACTTCTTCAGCCGCGACGAACACGCGCCCTGACGTGGTACCGCGTCCTGTCTCCTTCATGTACGCCGTCGGAATGACCAGGAAGCCGTGCCGGGCGGCGCACGCCGCCACTTCGGCCTtggttcctgttttttttttttttttccccctctgatCCAAGCAGACGAACATGAAGGTTCCTGGGTAGCACttaactgtacatacagtgtgtTCTCTcctggtttttttcttttttttctttttactctgATGATGAAGTGGACAGCGCCCCCTGTGCTGATGCCTTAATCAAGACCCCTTTTTGTTTGTGGTACTAaagcctgtttaaaaaaaaacaagtgtttacAGAATCATGTGCACTCCATACACAGCCCCAGTTTTCTCATTCGTGACCAGTCGTTGGCGATTGCCCCATTTAAGGACGGTCAAGTTTGGTTTCGAGGTGGAGATGCCGCCGAAGATGCCCGTTATTTCCCCCCGTTCAACAAAAAGCCTTTACCCACACTTGCAAATGAAGTCATTGGGCGTTACTGTTGTTTCATCCTCCTCTCATCTATGCATACTTCGTAGTTGTAGTTGGACTTCAACGAACACATCTTCAGCAACattttctagattttttttaatttttccctCCCCCCAGGGTTTCTGTTTTTCTGGGTGTGCCAATGTTGCGTTCCTGACTCGGTGTCTGTTTTTGTCGTGAGGACGGACTATCAGGTTAAAGACGTTGGTAGTGTTGCACCTCCGTTGGAAGATTTCCGAGaaatattttgaagaaaaataacCTGGTGCTGAGTTCCACCTCCACACACCAACATGCGTTTCCTTACACgttttattgaaaaatgtcTGTTCCACATGATGATTTGCAGTCGACGTCCACaatctcaaaacaaaacacaatgagTAATGTTGATGCTATTATCAgtagttcaataaaaatgtgagTTTTCAGGCTGTTAAACCTGCTATTCTGTTTTGTCTGAAAGCACATACACTTAATGTCAAAATGAGTTAATTACATTGCTCAGTGTCATGAATACAGGTGTGAAGACACTATTCGAtagtttaaaacaattttaagtaGCCAGTGTACACATGTGTTCATGCAGTTCATTTGCCTTTTAAAAATGCTATTTCATTCTTTATGCTGCAATTCAAAATATTGTAGTTAAATATGGCAATCTACACATAACAGTCCATTAAATATCCAAGTCCTGCAAATTCCCCCAGCTGGGTCCCGCTTTTACTTTGGCTTTTAGCTTCACATAAAGTTTAACTGCTGACTCCATCTCCCTCTTCACTATCTGAGCCACCTGGCAGGAAACACAAACAGGACATGGTTTTGGCAAAACACAATCGTTCCCTTGCCAGCCACATCATCTGGGTGCTACATAGCTCTTGTGCATGATACTATTAATGCAAATGTATCCATACCACTCGAACGGAGCATATCTTGGTGAAGGCGGAATGTTTGATACCCGCACTTGTACtatgaggggcagtcaaaaagtaaggAGCCCAATTTAACCTACTactaatagatttttttttttttttcagaaatatgcacatccatccatccatccattttctgagccgcttctcctcagtagggtcgcgggcgtgctggagcctatcccagctgtcgtcgggcaggcggcggggtacgccccgaacgggttgccagccaatcgcagggcacatacaaacagacaaccattcgcactcacagtcacacctacgggcaatttagagtctccaatttatgcatgtttttgggatgtgggaggaaaccggagtgcccggagaaaaggcaggcacggggagaacacgcaaactccacacaggcggggccggggattgaacccgggtcctcggaactgcgaggctgacgctctaaccggtcggccgccGAAATATGCACAGTTCgtagttaaaaaaaaccaaaacgtttgttttcaaaaagccTACCCTCTTCCTGTCTTGAAACAAGTATTCAAACTATAAACCGTGAacatttcagattttcttttctccaATTATTAGCAGCAGTGTGACTTTTTAACCGTCCCTCGCAGATCTCGTTCGATCGCGCAGCTGCACCTAACGTTGTGGCCAGCGAGTGTACATGATGCCGTCGACGCCATCGCTGTCCTACCTGTATGAGGTTCTCCTCAGCAGTTTCGTAGAAGAGTTCATCGTGGAGCTGCAGGACAAAGTAGGCTCCTCTCAAGTGTGCGCCTCTCCGAGGGTGCCCGTCTGTACGGCGGACAGTTGGACATCACACAGACGTGACGTGCGGCCCTGCCCGCGAGCGCGTGCGCGTtacctgcgtgtgtgtgctggtGAGAGAGCGGCGCTTTCGGGTACGCTTTTCTCAGTCGCCTGTGGATGTTGACGGTGGCGCGTTTGACGATGTCTGCCGCAGAGCCCTGGACGGTTGTGTTGACCGCCTGACGCTCCGCCTGGACAAGACAAATTATTGGGCTGTAAATTCATCATTATATCTTTCTACATTACTGTCAATCGTATCCATCTCCATGTTAAGTCCATATATTTCAatactcatacattatatagatgCAACTTTtggttaaaaacacatttaaaatcattttcattctttCCTGATTGTTTTTGATGGAATAgtctagtttctagagatggtgaatttggagtttttgtttgctgtaagctataatcatcaaaatgatacatatttaaaagaatcgtgaaatatttcactgagtgtgtgtgtgtgtgtagtgcatctctgTAAATAGGAGTTTCCTTTTTGAAGTGAACTACCAGTACCTAACTAAATTAACCTTTTgacattctaatttattgagatgtacctggaGCTAGCTAACTCGCAAGACGGTTAGAAGGGCTTCATCACATGAATGAGGATTTTCAcacccattttttttcaacGTGACTCGAATGCATACCTTTGCTTTGACGTGCGGGTTTGTGTCGGTGATGCCACGAAGGTATCTGCGACGCCCCATCAGCGTCTGAACGTAACCGTCCTTGATGCACTTCTTCACCGTTTCTCGGAGGAAACAGTTGATCCCTACAAACACACGCGACAGTCTCGTGAGATCCAATACGAGATTGACAAATTCTGCCTGTACAAAGAGAACAGTGCtcatttttgattgacaatgCCGAGCGGTGCTCGTTTTGCAATATGTTTCTTAGTGTggttgcatcatactgagaattttctgtttttctaGGTTACCCCATTCAGCTACATgaagacaaaatattagaaacacgaCACAGTATACCCGTGCAATACAAACCACAATACTTGGCAAATAGATATCAGCGCTTATCTTgaatttttggaagaaaaaaaacctaatctCAAAAAACTCATGCCAGGTTATTTGGATCTCAAGTCAGCAGAGTACATTGTTTGcagaaaaggcaaaaaaatcaCCAGACCAATGTAGTGAAATTGTGTAATTTCccgcagcacacctgatgaccTCTCATGTCGTGTAAGGAGACCAAGCGGTTCCTACCTTTGTATCTGGCCTTGAAAGTCTGAATATAGCGGGCCGCGTCGTTCTCCTCCACGCCCATCTGCTCCCCTAAAGACTTGGCTCCCATCCCGTAAATGATGCCGTAGCAAATCTGGAAAAGCAGATCAAACAGACTTGACGGCTAAGTGACTTTGAGCGTCCGCGTTGTCACACGTGAGCCTCGGCGGACCTGTTTGGCCTGCTGTCGGAGGTCGTCGTCGACCGCGTCCGGGTCGACGCGTTTCCATTCGGCGGCGATGGAGCGAAAGACGTCGGCGCCCCCGTTCAGCACCTGGCACGcacattcatttatatttttatgatatttCTCTCACGTTGACACTGTGCGTCGGTCGGGACCTTCAGCAGACGTTGATCTTTGGACAGGTGAGCCAGCACCCTCAACTCCAGCTGGGAGTAATCGACCGCCAATATCATCCCGCCTGCAGCAAGACGAGGGAGACGCGGGAACAAATGTGAGGGATGGGAAAATCGCAGGCGGAGACACCGAAGCGCATCCGGCACCTGAGAAGGGTACGAAGGCGTGTCTCAGGCTGACGCAGAAAGACGGCCCCGGATTGGCAGCCTCGCTCACGGGAACCGCCGGGGCCACAGAGCGCCTCTTCTTTCTGCAACATCAAAACGCTAAATGTACTCACAAAGCACGTACCACGGTATAATACAAGCATCGTTGTTTTGCTGACGACTGCaaatatgtctttttttaatcttgctTGAtggtattttattattcaatttGTATTTCGCAGTCTTGAGACTCACTGGGCTAATCTGGGACCTCGGGTATCGAATTTGGTGCCAAATCGACGTGTTAACGGCTGACAATCCAATTCCTCGACTCCTTGAATGAGCGCAACGTTGACGTACCCGTGTTTGCTCTCGTAGTGGCCGTCTTGTGAAGGCGGGCTCTCTCCCGCCGCCGCGGGCATGTAAATGTCAAAGTCTTTGGGCACATTCTGAATGTTGGGCTCGGTGAAGCTCACTCGGCCTAAATCCAAACACAAACGAAGTCCACGAGCGTCTCAACGCAGTGGCGTAAATGCGATGCGTGTACCTGTAGCTGTGTGCGTCTGAGCTATAGGATAGATTCTATGCATGGCCAATGTGGCGTGGTACTTCTTTTCCGTCTGCAGCGGGAACACCACTTTAGTCAAAGCGTTGGTGACCTTCCTCCACTCCAGTATCACAGCCGGGAGCGGATGCAGAGGACGGAGCTTCTCCAGAACGTCCTGACGACAGCATTTTAGTGTAAAGGGCCTATTtgacaccttttttttgtgtgcgtagAAATAAGCGGCTCACCTTAGTTGTGCTGAACTGCTTCCCGAGCCGAACTCTGCCTCCGCCTCTGCGGGTGTACCCGAGGGTCTTCTTGCTTTTTGATGCTCCCACGTCACCGTTTGGAGGCAGATGGAGCTCGAAGAACAAAACCTGCAAAAGGGTTTTGCGCACCGCTGACACAAACTTTTGTCGTTCACATGATGTACTCCCTCAAGTCTCCTCTACACAAACCGATGACAACCTCGAACGCCAGCAGTAGAGCGCCGACGTAGAAGACCCATCCCATTTCTCTGAGGTGAAACGCGGGTATGCGGGGGTCAACAACTTCCTTGGCAGGGGTGACAAAATATCTGACCTGCGCTACGTCGTCGATGCAGGTGAGTGAGAAGCTGTGCCCCGCCAGCCCGTACGCTTGAGATTCCAGCGCCGCCAGTTTGGCTCGCATCACGTGCTTCTGTCTCTCACACTCGTCTAGACTGAAGCCCACGCCGTTGAGTTCCAGCAGCGCCAGACACACCTGCGAGGGCATCTCCACGCTCCTGAAGGAATCTGCGCAGGCCGCGACAAGACACCAAACGTCACAGTCGCTCATCGTCACGCTTCGTACGTCTTTCGAATCCTACCGAGCATGCCGTCTTCGTCTAGTCGAGTTGTGAGATGGTTCATGACGGCGCGTACGAGCACGCTCGTGGTCGCCGCCCTCACGCGAGGACAGTGGGCGTGTGCGTTCCCGAGGCCGTCCAACAGAGGGAGATCTTCCGGACAGTAGGCGGTGATCATGTTGGCCAGAGTCCTCTCCTCGGCGCCGGGGTCCATCAGCCAGCACGCCACCTCGGGGACATTAAGGAAGACGGCAAATAGTTCGCTAGAGATTCCGATGACGGGCAGCAACAATTGAAATCGATGCCGAATGCCTCAGGGGCACGTCATTTCTCACAGCCAATCAGCCAAGGAAGTTCGTGATCATCAGGAAAATGATAATAACGATAGAGCGGGGGAGGGAGGAACAACGCTGAAGCTATCTGAGCCCGCTGCGGCTTTGTGCGAATGACGCCGTGTCGGAGTCCACTTACCTTGGGGTCTTCGCAGTTTCCCTCCAAGCTGATGCCGCAGCTTAGTAGCAGCTTCTTGTACACCCGGATGATGTCATACGCGACGACCGTGCCAGCTGACGGCCCGCTGAGACGGGCCTTCACGTGCTCCAGCCTCTCGCCCACCGGCAAAGCCTCGTCCAGGTCCGGAGGGGCGAGACTTAAACTCAAACCTGAGAAGCAAGCAAAACTGGACGAACTCATTCCTGTATTAATAAATGGACATTGTTTTTCCGTTTTGGGGAACATTTccccattttccatttttttttttccaacctctACAAGTTCACCACCATACCACTTAGCTTAGCTTGGACCATTTCAAGCTATTCATTGGACTTGAAGTACTTGACTTTGAATTATTGGGCGTGTTCTAAAGGTTTTTGACTGGTCAAAAGGCAAAGTTTGCAAACGAGTGAAAGCAACACAACCCGCAAGTGCCACACAGTTATGGGAACTTCCACAACAGAGTTTTCGgaagaatatttgatttccattttGGAGATAATGCCACAAGTGTGTTGAGCCGTTCTGTCTGCCCGAGGTGGCGGCTTGAAtgagtcaaatgttttctttgggAATTGATTCCGTGACTCCTTTTGGAACTTGAACAGTTTATTTGTTCAGTGCTTTCATTCCAGAGTGAAATGAGAAACTGAACTGCATACGTTTCATtcaaaaatggacattttgacATTTAGCGTAGATACAGTACATACGCGTGCGCGCGCGAGTACCTTTGTTCTGCTTTTGCTGAAAGGAAATGTAGAAAGCATCTCTCGCTCCCCAGCAGACAGCCAGCCCGATCAGCAGCAGTCCGTCGCCGCCTCTTACGGGAAAACCATCGGCCCGGCGGAGCTTCTGGTGTGCTGCTCACACAAATGGCATCCGCACTGTAGCCTGACGGAACACACACTCATCGCATTCTCACGCAACTGCACGGATTACCCGGCTCCTGTTCCCCTCCTGGCTCGTGCTGGTGTTCGAGCGTTTCACAGGCCAAAGCCAGAGAGTAGCGCTCTCTCGTTTGCCACTCCTTGACGAACGTCCGGAAGAGGCGCTTGTCGCTCGAAACGTCGATGATGGAGAACGCGCTCGAGTTGCTGGAGGAGAGCGACGCATCCTGGGAGAGCTGAAGAGAGAAGCCCTCGTACGAGTCCGGCGACGCGCTGCGGCGGGGAGCGGAGTGCGGCGGGGTGCGGTCGGGAGAAGCGCTTCGCTTCTGGTCTCCGGGAGGCTGGCGTGGGCAAGCGGACGTTACATCGGTGTGCTGCTTTGATTCGTGCGTCACCTTTTTAGAGTTACAAAAAGCGCCTGGCAGCATAGTCGTGGGGCATTTCGCAGGtttcccaggcaggacgcccgAGGGCGCGGACCGACTGAGCGGCGAGCGGACGGACGTTGTGGTGAGTTTGATTCTGTGCGTCACAGGTGCGGTCTCCTGAGTGGGGGGTACCGAGTCTGCGGCAGAGCCCGGCCTCTGTGTTCCGCGCTCTCTTGCCTCTCTCGGTGGTTGTGGCTGAACAGAATTGACAGGCTTTCTCCTCTGCTGCATGGACGGAGGAGACTTTTTCGGAGCCTGTCGATGGTTTGAAGGCGGGGTTTGCTCATTGTTGTCCACGTGGCCCAATGCACCGTTTTGCACAGGCTGATCAGACATGCTAGGCCAGCAATCGAAGATTTCCTGCAGACCAGGGCTGCAATAAAAGCCGCTCTGAGGCGCAGCATCGGCGTGCCGTTGTTTGGAAACGACGCCGTGTGACGGTACGTAGGGGAGCTCACCTTCCCGTTCCTTCTCGTTCCGTCCCTCACTCAGCCTTCCTGGGCTCTCTGGGGGAAGCGGAGATCGTGGCGAGGTTAGCGGCTCCTCGGGAAGAACGAGGCCTCGCAGTTGACCGGCCTCCCGCCGCTCCAGAAAATGCTCGCCCACCAGCAAAGAGTCGCCCCACTCTGACAGGTTGAACAAAGACTCGCCCCACTGGACGGCTTCGTGCTTCTCCGCCTCCCGGTTGACGAGGAGCTCGCTGCGCCGTTTCTCCCGGGGCGACGGGAGGGGGCGGCCGCCTCTCGCCTCTCGCTCCTCGTAGGCTGACCCGTCCGAGTCCGTTCCGTGCGGGCTCACCGAGTTCTCGTACAGGCTGTCGAACAAGAAGCTGCCGCTTCTGTTGGGATCGTCCGcaacagcggcggcggcggccgcttTACGGTCGCCGTCATCCACGTGACGGTCGGCATCGACGGCGGAATTCTGCGGAAACATCAGACCACCCCAAATCTATCATTAATAACCATTTTATTTCTCCTGAGAGCATGCAAGCGTTACGCTTCTACGATGTCACTCAGGATTTCCTGTTCGAAAGCGTATTAGCGAAGTGAACCCAAGGAGCAATGTTGTGCTGATCGTCACTCACCTGATGACTGCTGTCAAGGATGAGCTCCATCTGGCTGTCTGTCAGAGAAATATTGAACACGGGGCATTTGTCGTTCGGAACGTCATGTCCGCCACGTCGTCCGTCTCGGTCACCCTGCCCCGCGGTAGCTTCTACGATCGCTTCATCTTGTATACGACCTCCGTCATTGAAATCTCGCTGACGTCTATCAAGTCCGTCGCCGGGGTCGAATCCTGGCTGGACAATTATCCGTTCCGTCTGCGTGTCCAATTCAAAACTGTCACCGAACGTCTCCTCTCCGCGTTTGGCCTCCGGCTGCGCTTCTTCCTTTCGATCCTCTCCCGTGTAGAGCTCTGGAGAGGAAAACACGTCCACCTCTGGAGCCTCCACCCTTCTTCGCTCGGTCTCGGGCGAGAATAGCGCGCAGTCGCACGTGTCGACTTGTTTGTGCGGCGGAGGGGCGGTTAGAGTTTCTCGAGCAAGGCCGGGAGCGACCTCGGCGCCGTGTGAAGTCAGCCCGGTCGAGTCTCGTGGCCGTTTGTCACTTTGTATGGACCGAAGGACTTTGTTTAGGATCCTCGAACGCTTGAGTTTCCCCGGCTGTCCGGGCGATACGCCAAGCCTCGGAGCATCATCGATGTCTGATGTCTCGGCGCAAACACCCGGGAGTTCTTCTAACCCGGAACTCGGCGCTCTCGACCGAGGAAGAGACATTAAGGGGAGATCCGGTTCCGGAGGTTGTTGGACTTGAAGCATCGGGCTGGTCACAATCTCAGCCAATTCTTGTGTCACACTTCTTAGGGGACCATTGGGCTGTCTGCATGAAACCTGACTTGTGACTCCTTCCTGCACTAAAACGTTCACCTCCTGGCTTCCGGGCTCTCTCTTTTCCAGCTTATCTTCACTTTGTCTTTCACCCGCTTTGGACTCCTTCCTCTGTTTATTCTTCTCTTC
It includes:
- the polq gene encoding DNA polymerase theta isoform X3, which translates into the protein MSAPGLPLKRKCYMGQHKIKKKKCDEPTDSETLPRTTHYLADADADAGTTGVALGEWSLEEDARRVHPASAQKKAHGIQETRRTARRGAECRDLAQRLLFSNDDDDDSASAVISKEAIREQKAETATSRQKFSCDEEENGDGNANAGACHDVSGDYILFGGTRTSPQHHSASVPTVPSGSEPFTLSDSLRQPGSALCAPDDAQSDKLLLSSWGLPAPVLARYRQLGLTRMFDWQAQCLGLGRVLQGGNLVYSAPTSAGKTLVSELLMLKRVLETKRKALLILPFVSLAKEKMHHLQSVFEEAGARVDGFMGSASAAGGFAAVDVAVCTIEKANSLVNRLIEEGNMALLGMVVVDELHMVGDSARGYLLELLLTKIRYVEQKRNTAGSLSEGVQIVGISATLPNLSLLANWLGAELYQTDFRPVPLQEHLKGDDEHVVGLCYETVREGHSVLLFCPSKNWCEKLADSIAREFYNLRHTEREGDSEPQAVCSDQEGRVDVIAQLSRTPAGLDPVLQRAVPWGVAFHHAGLTFDERDVLEGAFRQGTVRVLCATSTLSSGVNLPARRVIVRTPTFNGHLLDPLTYKQMAGRAGRKGVDTAGESVLVCKEAERQKGISLLTGELRPIGSCLVRREGEGVTAGMLRAILEIIAGGVAGTPQDVRSYASCSLLAAGAKWDSKGESTEERNEGAIEACVEWLMDNEFIRVQKDGQEAQYCPTQLGAATLSSSLSPPEALGIFADLQRATKAFVLENDLHLLYLITPLYAEWTTVDWYQFFYLWGQLPSSMKRVAELVGVQEGFLARSVGGEPVAKTERQRRQMAIHKRFFATLVLQDLVKEVPLGAVASKYQCNRGQLQSLQQSAATYAGMVTVFCGRLGWGNMELLLSQYQTRLSFGVRRELVDLVRVSLLTATRARALYERGLRTVAELARATVADVEKALRNAVPFKSCKRAVDESEGEAAERRKLRCVWASGGRALTEQEAAVAVVSEAKLLLRGDLARLGIRWDPAALPSGARAVPTNGGDKGQREGNAVQKNKADDDDTISQKDKGEPGGDDGKCKPKMIDSETKLKELSKKDLRTSEKAGREVTRHGLNEEKNKQRKESKAGERQSEDKLEKREPGSQEVNVLVQEGVTSQVSCRQPNGPLRSVTQELAEIVTSPMLQVQQPPEPDLPLMSLPRSRAPSSGLEELPGVCAETSDIDDAPRLGVSPGQPGKLKRSRILNKVLRSIQSDKRPRDSTGLTSHGAEVAPGLARETLTAPPPHKQVDTCDCALFSPETERRRVEAPEVDVFSSPELYTGEDRKEEAQPEAKRGEETFGDSFELDTQTERIIVQPGFDPGDGLDRRQRDFNDGGRIQDEAIVEATAGQGDRDGRRGGHDVPNDKCPVFNISLTDSQMELILDSSHQNSAVDADRHVDDGDRKAAAAAAVADDPNRSGSFLFDSLYENSVSPHGTDSDGSAYEEREARGGRPLPSPREKRRSELLVNREAEKHEAVQWGESLFNLSEWGDSLLVGEHFLERREAGQLRGLVLPEEPLTSPRSPLPPESPGRLSEGRNEKEREGELPYVPSHGVVSKQRHADAAPQSGFYCSPGLQEIFDCWPSMSDQPVQNGALGHVDNNEQTPPSNHRQAPKKSPPSMQQRRKPVNSVQPQPPREARERGTQRPGSAADSVPPTQETAPVTHRIKLTTTSVRSPLSRSAPSGVLPGKPAKCPTTMLPGAFCNSKKVTHESKQHTDVTSACPRQPPGDQKRSASPDRTPPHSAPRRSASPDSYEGFSLQLSQDASLSSSNSSAFSIIDVSSDKRLFRTFVKEWQTRERYSLALACETLEHQHEPGGEQEPAHQKLRRADGFPVRGGDGLLLIGLAVCWGARDAFYISFQQKQNKGLSLSLAPPDLDEALPVGERLEHVKARLSGPSAGTVVAYDIIRVYKKLLLSCGISLEGNCEDPKVACWLMDPGAEERTLANMITAYCPEDLPLLDGLGNAHAHCPRVRAATTSVLVRAVMNHLTTRLDEDGMLDSFRSVEMPSQVCLALLELNGVGFSLDECERQKHVMRAKLAALESQAYGLAGHSFSLTCIDDVAQVLFFELHLPPNGDVGASKSKKTLGYTRRGGGRVRLGKQFSTTKDVLEKLRPLHPLPAVILEWRKVTNALTKVVFPLQTEKKYHATLAMHRIYPIAQTHTATGRVSFTEPNIQNVPKDFDIYMPAAAGESPPSQDGHYESKHGKKRRSVAPAVPVSEAANPGPSFCVSLRHAFVPFSGGMILAVDYSQLELRVLAHLSKDQRLLKVLNGGADVFRSIAAEWKRVDPDAVDDDLRQQAKQICYGIIYGMGAKSLGEQMGVEENDAARYIQTFKARYKGINCFLRETVKKCIKDGYVQTLMGRRRYLRGITDTNPHVKAKAERQAVNTTVQGSAADIVKRATVNIHRRLRKAYPKAPLSHQHTHADGHPRRGAHLRGAYFVLQLHDELFYETAEENLIQVGQRWRRRHHVHSLATTLGAAARSNEICEGRLKSHTAANNWRKENLKCSRFIV
- the polq gene encoding DNA polymerase theta isoform X1 — protein: MSAPGLPLKRKCYMGQHKIKKKKCDEPTDSETLPRTTHYLADADADAGTTGVALGEWSLEEDARRVHPASAQKKAHGIQETRRTARRGAECRDLAQRLLFSNDDDDDSASAVISKEAIREQKAETATSRQKFSCDEEENGDGNANAGACHDVSGDYILFGGTRTSPQHHSASVPTVPSGSEPFTLSDSLRQPGSALCAPDDAQSDKLLLSSWGLPAPVLARYRQLGLTRMFDWQAQCLGLGRVLQGGNLVYSAPTSAGKTLVSELLMLKRVLETKRKALLILPFVSLAKEKMHHLQSVFEEAGARVDGFMGSASAAGGFAAVDVAVCTIEKANSLVNRLIEEGNMALLGMVVVDELHMVGDSARGYLLELLLTKIRYVEQKRNTAGSLSEGVQIVGISATLPNLSLLANWLGAELYQTDFRPVPLQEHLKVGCSIYDKSLSVVRQFTPALPIKGDDEHVVGLCYETVREGHSVLLFCPSKNWCEKLADSIAREFYNLRHTEREGDSEPQAVCSDQEGRVDVIAQLSRTPAGLDPVLQRAVPWGVAFHHAGLTFDERDVLEGAFRQGTVRVLCATSTLSSGVNLPARRVIVRTPTFNGHLLDPLTYKQMAGRAGRKGVDTAGESVLVCKEAERQKGISLLTGELRPIGSCLVRREGEGVTAGMLRAILEIIAGGVAGTPQDVRSYASCSLLAAGAKWDSKGESTEERNEGAIEACVEWLMDNEFIRVQKDGQEAQYCPTQLGAATLSSSLSPPEALGIFADLQRATKAFVLENDLHLLYLITPLYAEWTTVDWYQFFYLWGQLPSSMKRVAELVGVQEGFLARSVGGEPVAKTERQRRQMAIHKRFFATLVLQDLVKEVPLGAVASKYQCNRGQLQSLQQSAATYAGMVTVFCGRLGWGNMELLLSQYQTRLSFGVRRELVDLVRVSLLTATRARALYERGLRTVAELARATVADVEKALRNAVPFKSCKRAVDESEGEAAERRKLRCVWASGGRALTEQEAAVAVVSEAKLLLRGDLARLGIRWDPAALPSGARAVPTNGGDKGQREGNAVQKNKADDDDTISQKDKGEPGGDDGKCKPKMIDSETKLKELSKKDLRTSEKAGREVTRHGLNEEKNKQRKESKAGERQSEDKLEKREPGSQEVNVLVQEGVTSQVSCRQPNGPLRSVTQELAEIVTSPMLQVQQPPEPDLPLMSLPRSRAPSSGLEELPGVCAETSDIDDAPRLGVSPGQPGKLKRSRILNKVLRSIQSDKRPRDSTGLTSHGAEVAPGLARETLTAPPPHKQVDTCDCALFSPETERRRVEAPEVDVFSSPELYTGEDRKEEAQPEAKRGEETFGDSFELDTQTERIIVQPGFDPGDGLDRRQRDFNDGGRIQDEAIVEATAGQGDRDGRRGGHDVPNDKCPVFNISLTDSQMELILDSSHQNSAVDADRHVDDGDRKAAAAAAVADDPNRSGSFLFDSLYENSVSPHGTDSDGSAYEEREARGGRPLPSPREKRRSELLVNREAEKHEAVQWGESLFNLSEWGDSLLVGEHFLERREAGQLRGLVLPEEPLTSPRSPLPPESPGRLSEGRNEKEREGELPYVPSHGVVSKQRHADAAPQSGFYCSPGLQEIFDCWPSMSDQPVQNGALGHVDNNEQTPPSNHRQAPKKSPPSMQQRRKPVNSVQPQPPREARERGTQRPGSAADSVPPTQETAPVTHRIKLTTTSVRSPLSRSAPSGVLPGKPAKCPTTMLPGAFCNSKKVTHESKQHTDVTSACPRQPPGDQKRSASPDRTPPHSAPRRSASPDSYEGFSLQLSQDASLSSSNSSAFSIIDVSSDKRLFRTFVKEWQTRERYSLALACETLEHQHEPGGEQEPAHQKLRRADGFPVRGGDGLLLIGLAVCWGARDAFYISFQQKQNKGLSLSLAPPDLDEALPVGERLEHVKARLSGPSAGTVVAYDIIRVYKKLLLSCGISLEGNCEDPKVACWLMDPGAEERTLANMITAYCPEDLPLLDGLGNAHAHCPRVRAATTSVLVRAVMNHLTTRLDEDGMLDSFRSVEMPSQVCLALLELNGVGFSLDECERQKHVMRAKLAALESQAYGLAGHSFSLTCIDDVAQVLFFELHLPPNGDVGASKSKKTLGYTRRGGGRVRLGKQFSTTKDVLEKLRPLHPLPAVILEWRKVTNALTKVVFPLQTEKKYHATLAMHRIYPIAQTHTATGRVSFTEPNIQNVPKDFDIYMPAAAGESPPSQDGHYESKHGKKRRSVAPAVPVSEAANPGPSFCVSLRHAFVPFSGGMILAVDYSQLELRVLAHLSKDQRLLKVLNGGADVFRSIAAEWKRVDPDAVDDDLRQQAKQICYGIIYGMGAKSLGEQMGVEENDAARYIQTFKARYKGINCFLRETVKKCIKDGYVQTLMGRRRYLRGITDTNPHVKAKAERQAVNTTVQGSAADIVKRATVNIHRRLRKAYPKAPLSHQHTHADGHPRRGAHLRGAYFVLQLHDELFYETAEENLIQVGQRWRRRHHVHSLATTLGAAARSNEICEGRLKSHTAANNWRKENLKCSRFIV